In Helianthus annuus cultivar XRQ/B chromosome 8, HanXRQr2.0-SUNRISE, whole genome shotgun sequence, a single genomic region encodes these proteins:
- the LOC110868447 gene encoding ATP-dependent zinc metalloprotease FtsH-like: MMGFTVDVSPCLYDVTDGLRSIGSYETALMFDSTRSSLIRETKFSSSWNVLSTHVLTCKTLLAMVVAGEVEVPLISYSATEFVELYLWMGASRVQELFARATKEAQSIIFIDERRAMMEGFALPVTMTKNKL, translated from the exons ATGATGGGATTCACAGTGGATGTATCACCATGTTTGTATGATGTGACGGATGGGCTCAGAAGCATCGGGTCGTATGAGACTGCTTTGATGTTCGACTCAACTCGGTCAAG CCTGATTAGAGAAACAAAATTCTCTTCGTCGTGGAACGTGCTCTCAACCCATGTTTTAACAT GTAAGACACTATTGGCAATGGTTGTAGCTGGGGAAGTTGAAGTACCACTCATTAGTTATTCTGCAACTGAGTTTGTAGAACTTTACTTATGGATGGGTGCATCACGTGTTCAAGAACTCTTTGCAAGGGCAACTAAGGAGGCACAATCAATCATATTTATAGATGAG CGAAGAGCCATGATGGAAGGTTTCGCATTGCCAGTAACGATGACCAAGAACAAACTTTGA
- the LOC118480865 gene encoding uncharacterized protein LOC118480865 — protein MESSWVCVSALPGSCDGGEWWFETETMGLEQDKFTPVMVRNADGSISTLPNCLHSLVGNTQTLQLDSCTYYDHGHFESFNCKNVLLDGDGCKPFGYSTPLSIPAKDKGVLPIPTPVQRVEAIVRPAYADSDLEETKVDSDPHESQLAGDEIGDDGGMR, from the exons ATGGAAAGCAGTTGGGTCTGCGTATCGGCATTACCAG GCTCATGTGACGGCGGCGAATGGTGGTTCGAAACTGAGACGATGGGATTGGAGCAGGATAAGTTCACTCCGGTGATGGTAAGGAATGCTGATGGAAGCATTTCAACACTGCCGAATTGTTTGCACTCTCTTGTGGGCAACACTCAGACCCTCCAGCTTGATTCGTGTACGTATTATGATCATGGCCACTTTGAATCCTTCAACTGCAAGAATGTCCTGCTAGATGGGGATGGATGTAAGCCCTTTGGTTATTCCACACCTCTATCGATCCCCGCTAAAGACAAGGGGGTGCTACCCATACCGACACCAGTTCAGCGCGTTGAAGCGATCGTAAG GCCTGCTTATGCAGATTCGGATTTAGAAGAAACAAAAGTTGACAGTGACCCACATGAAAG TCAGTTGGCTGGTGATGAGATTGGGGATGACGGTGGCATGCGTTAG